The genomic window TGGGAGGAAAGACAACTTTTTGCTATGAactcgttttttaacaaaaaaccgcaaagaaaatggacatggataagtcCCAACGGCAATACTAAAAACGAAATAGATTACATCCTTACAACAGAAAAAGCCATCATCAAAGATGTTACAGTGCTGAATCGTTTCTCAACCGGTAGTGATCATAGACTTGTCAGAGCCAAACTCAGCATTAATAGCCAATTCGAGACAAACAAGAAAATGGAAAATATATCGAAACTAGATATGGGAAAACTTAAGAAAGCAAAagaggaatataaacaaaaaataagggaaagtataccggccactagagatttggaaaacaaaaatatcgatgaaataaatcagcttttaaccgatacattagcaaaggcgggaaaagaggtagcacaaacaagaataaaaaaggaaaactatatatcccaggaaacaaaaaacctcatgagcaaaagaaaaacattaatagaacaagataagagaaacacagtagattacaaagaggtaaacaaagctatcagaaggaacatcaaggaaagtcaaaggagagtacaggaagaaaaaatagaaaaaaccattgaacaaaataaaaatatgaagtgcttaaatccacagcttggaagcatacagattaatagtataaagaacaaggaaggcatagagaccaataatatagaagaaattatacaaataacacaagaatattataaaaacctctacaatacaaaacagaaaccaacacaagaaatccttaagcaattacaaataaaaataaaaaatgtcaattccgacttacaaccagaaatcagtaagaatgagataaaaagagcactcaaggagatgaagaataataaatcgccaggaaaagacgggataacggtagaaatgctaaaaaatggtgggaaaacaactagagaagttttgtacacacttatgaataaaatattaatgacaaaacaaatacccaacacttggaacgaagcagtaacatcgttactatttaagaaaggagataaaaaggatctaaagaattacagacccataactttactaaatgtgatgtacaaactattaaccaagatattaacaaacagattaacaactaaattagatggataccaggcaagagaacaagccggatttagaaaaagcttcagtacaagtgaccaccttttaacgatgaagatattaatcgaaaaagctaacaAATATCATATCCGgctatacatggcatttattgacttcgaaaaagcatttgatagtgtggaacactgggcagtaaagaattccctacaaaacagcagaatagactacagatataccgacttaattacaaatatatatggtaaggcaacaacaactatcaagctaatgaaacaaacggagcctattaaaataaaccgaggagtaagacaaggagataccatctcgcccaagctattcaaccaagcgctagaagatgtgttcaaacaactgcactgggatggtttgggtataaacataaacgggcaatatctgaatcacttacgatatgctgatgatattgtattaatagcagaaagaagtgaagaattacaaagaatgatgaaagaactagatagagaatcgacaaagataggactgaagatgaattacagtaaaacaaaaaccatgaccaatcaacaagaaaaactagtaattacagtggcacaaacaagaatagaacaagtaaaagaatatatatatctaggacaaatcactagataaaataaagaaaatcagaccgaagaaataaagagaagaataaggttggcctgggcatcattcggaaaactgtcttatattctaaagaacagaaaatacccgcaatacctaaaaacaaaagtcttcaatcaatgtatactccctgttttaatatatggctctcagacatggacgtttacaaaagagaatatggaaaaaatagcaaagacagaaagagccatggaaagacaaatgctgaacattaaattatcagacaggaaaagaaacgaatggatccgtaacaaaacaaaagtgaaaaacgtctctacccaagtagcaaagcttaaatggaagttcgccggacacaccctacggcagaaggatgaaagatggactaagatggtaatacattggagactatggaaccacaaacgaaaaaggggaaggccacagatgcgatggtcagatgacctgaagaaacacactgggtcaaaatggatgcaaattgcccaagatagagaggcatggaagaaggaagaggaggcctatatccaaggatggatgtttagggctgattagatagatagatagaggtactagagaacacctgttgaatataagacagataatcgaaaaatctagggaattcaacattccactgtacatatgctttatagattatcgtaaggcgttcgacagggtgaagtggagacacttatggcaaatactaaaagaagtaggcgtacctcaacaccttatttcgcttataactgaactatacgaacacactactggatcagttaaagtggttgatacactttcaaacgaatttcatcccgaacggggtgtcagacagggatgtatactatctccacaattactcaatatatatggagagcatattatgagaagagcacttgaaagatgggaaaaaggcatctcaataaatggtcatacaataaacaacctacgtttcgcaaaTGACACAGcacttcttgcaaatagtcaagcagagctgattgatcttatacgactggttgaaaacgaaagtcaaatatttggtctgaaattaaaaatatcaaagacaaagatcatgatagtggatagactacataacaatcatccacatataaccacagttgatcggtttgaggttgtgagctcatacttatatctgggatcattaattaCAGGGGTGTAGTGGAgcgggaacgcgtgggaacggcgttcccacacTGGTttaatttactaaaaaaaaatattatagaatGCCTGATTACACTTTCCCCGAGATTACATCTACCCCACTTCACCctaacaaataaaattaaaatcacTTACGCAAGTAGATAAAATAATATCTTTAAAAATGTGTGAGTGGGTGAGTGCATATATTGATTTGAGGCATCAGCCCGCACCCATGCACCATACCTACCCGAATTTCAATATTCTAATTGTTTTcttagattaagattaagtaggtAGTTCGTTGTCACAACTTTGCCGTCGTGTCATCGTCGGCGCGGTGCTAGCCGGTATCCGGGGCGCAGTTTAGCCCCCTCCCTCTTTCACGTGCGACAGAGAAAGAGGGGAGCGAGTAGGAGGGAAGGGGTCAATACCCACACCATATTTCTGCAGTTGGCACTCGGCACCTCGGCAGTCACGCTAGACGCTACTCTCGTTCGTTTGGCAAATGGTGAGTGGTGACGCGCTGATTTGACTGttctctttattttgtttgttagTGAGGTTATCGTGCGCGGTATTACTTTAACAATTAATTGTGTTATTCTAATAGTATCCAATCGAACATGGAGCCgtcaaagaaaaatcaaaaaacactGTTTTCGTTCTTTTCTAAGCAACCAAATGAAGATAAAGGTGAAGAAGTAAATGATTTCGGTGTATCTCTTTCAGGGAAAAATTCTACTTCTCTTCGTGTGTCTTCAGATGAAAAAAGTGATTTACAGGCAGGAACTGAAAGTAATTCTTCTGTAAGTTCGTCTTCGAATATGCATGAGCATGATGAACAAAATAAATCAGAATGGCCTTCTATATGGACTATTGATATGTGGGAACGCAAAAAAGAAGCCTTCCCATGGTTGGGTTGCAAAAACGGTTCATTAGGCTGTACATTATGTAGCACCGTTTCTCATCTTGGTGCTTTTAAAAAGGAACGTACATCAATTTCTAAAGAATGGTGCACATTTGCAATAACATTCAATGGGTCTAGTAAGTCTGCCCAACTTACTTCcctaagaaaaaaaatttttcttcacAAGCAATCATCAGCCCACTTGACTGCTGAGAGCATAACCGCTAAGGCGAACGAGGAAACTATTGAAAACGTTTGTGATAAAATGAACGTTTCCAATCTAGAATCTACAATTAAAGTATTTTGATCAGCTTACTATTTGGCAAAAAATGATAGGCCCTTTTCTGATTATTCTAAACTTTTGCAACTTCAGAAAATGAATGGTGTAGACATTGGTGTAGGATTACACTCTAGATTTAGTGCAACTGAAATCATTGACCACATTTCTCATGAAATGAAAAAGCGAATTACTCAACAGGTGAAAAGCATTTCaggtaaaatttcgattttgatcGATGAATCTACAAGCTTAAGTGATAAATCTaccttgattgtttatttaaaatgtGAAACCAGCAAAGATTTGCCACCAAATGTCTTATTCTTAGACCTAATTGAATTGCCTAACCAAACTGCTGATTCTATTTTTGAGGCACTTTTAGGTTGTTTGAAAAAATATGGGTTTGATTTTGAGTACCTAAAAGAGAATTTAGTTGCATTTGCCTGTGATGGCGCTAGTGTCATGTTAGGTAAAAAATCTGGCGTCGTAGAAAAGCTACTACAACAGTTTCCCAACATTGTTCCTTGGCATTGCATGAACCATAGGATAGAGTTAGCTGTGAGTGACTCTATCAATGACGTTGGGGCTATTAACCATTTTCAAATGTTTATGGACAAACTGTACACTCTGTATAGTAAATCGCCTAAAAACCAAAGAGAACTAGCCGAGTGTGCTAGTGAGCTTGATTTGCAACTACAGAAAGTTGGTCGCATTTTGGGCACGAGATGGGTTTCCAGTTCATTTAAAACTGTTATGGCCGTTTGGTATGGATATCAAGCATTGTACTCCCATTTTAAGAAGGCCCAAGAAGACAAGAACAGAACAACAACCGAACGAGCAATGTACGGTGGGTTGATTAGGCGCTTGACATCAACTCAGTTTCTGTCAGATTTGGCGATAATGTATGACATATTAGCTGAATTAACAATGGTTTCAGAATGTCTTCAAAATAGGGAGGCAACTGTTGTTTA from Diabrotica virgifera virgifera chromosome 5, PGI_DIABVI_V3a includes these protein-coding regions:
- the LOC126885394 gene encoding E3 SUMO-protein ligase KIAA1586-like, producing MNGVDIGVGLHSRFSATEIIDHISHEMKKRITQQVKSISGKISILIDESTSLSDKSTLIVYLKCETSKDLPPNVLFLDLIELPNQTADSIFEALLGCLKKYGFDFEYLKENLVAFACDGASVMLGKKSGVVEKLLQQFPNIVPWHCMNHRIELAVSDSINDVGAINHFQMFMDKLYTLYSKSPKNQRELAECASELDLQLQKVGRILGTRWVSSSFKTVMAVWYGYQALYSHFKKAQEDKNRTTTERAMYGGLIRRLTSTQFLSDLAIMYDILAELTMVSECLQNREATVVYADKLIRRLIAFFECLKEKPGTKTLEAKRAAITGNFWHVPLTSSNKITAINDQQLLSSVINNLKRRLFTTRSSNEPSNKATGNNYDYEKEYEYLLSELKVLESNNWPPEKYVGHGEQEIEHLCARFRLNANKIKNSFRDYLENSTTIPKDLNPLINCTKLIPCSSAECERGFSHMNIIISPTRSKLTIEHVSALMFIKLNGPSIQTWKPENYVKAWLRRHRTADDTRTRRANLQPDKEEEDAFAIYL